One Longimicrobium terrae DNA segment encodes these proteins:
- a CDS encoding SRPBCC family protein, with the protein MSRTHEASDTSPAPGEVRIERWLPGPLERIWAYLTESDKRGAWLAPGRMELRPGGTVEHRFRHADLSAEKDPPAKYGDYREGHVMYGTITRCEPPTALGYTWGEGAESSEVLFELFPADGGEVKLVVTQRRLRSVAGMANVAAGWHTHLGILLDRLKGREPRGFWSTHGRMEAEYAGLLAAAEPARAFTESASPESAESEDDQ; encoded by the coding sequence ATGAGCCGGACCCACGAAGCCTCGGACACCAGCCCCGCGCCGGGCGAGGTGCGCATCGAGCGCTGGCTGCCCGGCCCGCTGGAACGCATCTGGGCGTACCTCACGGAATCGGACAAGCGCGGAGCGTGGCTGGCGCCGGGCCGGATGGAGCTGCGCCCGGGCGGCACGGTGGAGCACCGCTTTCGCCACGCCGACCTTTCCGCGGAAAAGGACCCGCCGGCGAAGTACGGCGACTACCGCGAGGGCCACGTGATGTACGGCACCATCACGCGCTGCGAGCCGCCGACCGCGCTGGGCTACACCTGGGGCGAGGGGGCGGAAAGCTCGGAGGTGCTGTTCGAGCTGTTCCCCGCGGACGGCGGCGAGGTGAAGCTGGTGGTCACGCAGCGGCGGCTCCGCAGCGTGGCGGGCATGGCCAACGTGGCCGCGGGATGGCACACGCACCTGGGCATTCTGCTGGACCGGCTGAAAGGCCGCGAGCCGCGCGGGTTCTGGTCCACGCACGGCCGCATGGAAGCCGAGTACGCCGGCCTGCTCGCCGCGGCCGAGCCCGCGAGGGCCTTCACCGAATCCGCATCCCCCGAATCCGCCGAATCTGAGGACGATCAATAA
- a CDS encoding NAD(P)/FAD-dependent oxidoreductase: protein MTDGRFHAVVAGGGPAGAAAALALARGGRRVLLAEDRPRAAFRIGEALAPAALPLLRDLGVLDRVLAAGHLPRHGNLSSWGSAALHANDFIFDPNGHGLSLDRARFDASLRDGAEAAGVRVQSGARVASAARDGSGWRVVLRSADGAVEEAACDWLVDATGRSAAIARQHGAARMHSDGLVAFYARFTPDRPGDRDARTMIESTPDGWWYTALVPGGERVVAWLTDADLAERTAMLAPEGFVDRLLDSTHVAAALHAFDYTMTTRPRGADAGSARLDRFTGEGWIAVGDAALSFDPLSSQGMLTALYTGMRAGQALHAHLDGDASALGAYAARLEEISRAYDENRCVFYGYEARWADHPFWTRRAPAAAFAY, encoded by the coding sequence ATGACGGACGGCCGCTTCCATGCCGTGGTGGCCGGGGGCGGCCCGGCGGGAGCGGCGGCGGCCCTGGCGCTGGCGCGCGGGGGCCGCCGCGTTCTGCTGGCGGAAGACCGGCCCCGCGCCGCCTTCCGCATCGGCGAGGCGCTGGCGCCCGCGGCGCTTCCGCTGCTGCGGGACCTGGGCGTGCTGGACCGGGTTCTGGCGGCCGGGCACCTGCCGCGGCACGGCAACCTGTCGTCGTGGGGATCGGCCGCGCTGCACGCCAACGACTTCATCTTCGATCCCAACGGCCACGGCCTCAGCCTGGACCGCGCCCGCTTCGATGCCTCCCTGCGCGACGGGGCGGAGGCGGCGGGGGTGCGGGTGCAATCCGGCGCGCGGGTGGCGTCGGCGGCGCGGGACGGCTCGGGGTGGCGGGTTGTGCTGCGCTCCGCGGACGGAGCGGTGGAGGAGGCCGCCTGCGACTGGCTGGTGGACGCCACCGGCCGCTCCGCCGCCATCGCGCGGCAGCACGGCGCCGCGCGGATGCATTCCGACGGGCTGGTGGCCTTTTACGCCCGCTTCACCCCGGACCGCCCGGGCGACCGCGATGCGCGGACGATGATCGAGTCCACGCCGGACGGGTGGTGGTACACGGCGCTGGTGCCGGGCGGCGAGCGCGTGGTGGCCTGGCTGACGGACGCGGACCTGGCGGAGCGCACGGCCATGCTCGCGCCGGAGGGGTTCGTGGACCGGTTGCTGGATTCCACCCACGTGGCGGCCGCGCTGCACGCGTTCGACTACACGATGACGACGCGGCCGCGCGGCGCGGATGCGGGGAGCGCGCGGCTGGACCGCTTTACGGGGGAGGGATGGATCGCCGTGGGCGACGCGGCGCTCTCGTTCGATCCGCTGTCATCGCAGGGGATGCTGACGGCGCTGTACACGGGGATGCGCGCGGGGCAGGCGTTGCACGCGCACCTGGACGGAGATGCGTCCGCGCTCGGCGCTTACGCCGCCCGGCTGGAGGAAATCAGCCGTGCGTACGATGAAAACCGGTGCGTCTTCTACGGCTACGAAGCGCGCTGGGCGGATCACCCTTTCTGGACCCGCCGCGCGCCCGCCGCCGCGTTCGCATACTGA
- a CDS encoding substrate-binding domain-containing protein, translated as MSITIRDVAERAGVSVTTVSRALNGTGPVSPDVRRRVEAASSELRYVPHGTARSLITRRTDVFGVVLPDLFGEFFSEVIRGMDPRAQERGYHLLLSGSHDGRREIEFAVGAMRGRVDGMIVMSPGVSGARLEGCLPPDVPVVLLNCDVSGTAFSAINVDNYGGALAMTRHLMAMGHRRVGMINGAEGNFDALERLRGFRAAVAEAGGAVQGSEAPGDFTEAGGYRAAGELARAADPPTAIFCANDSMAVGAISALRARGRRVPDDVAVAGFDDVPIGRYLSPSLSSVRVDVNRLGARAVELLCHAIAGDAPPAQELLPTELVVRRSCGGGGDDPPFPQDFR; from the coding sequence GTGAGCATCACCATCCGCGACGTGGCCGAACGGGCCGGCGTATCGGTCACCACGGTGTCGCGCGCCCTCAACGGCACCGGCCCGGTGAGCCCCGATGTGCGCCGCCGCGTGGAGGCGGCGTCCAGCGAGCTTCGCTACGTGCCCCACGGCACCGCGCGCTCCCTCATCACCCGCCGCACCGACGTGTTCGGCGTGGTGCTGCCGGACCTGTTCGGCGAGTTCTTCAGCGAGGTCATCCGCGGCATGGACCCGCGCGCGCAGGAGCGCGGCTACCACCTCCTGCTCAGCGGCTCGCACGACGGGCGGCGCGAGATCGAGTTCGCCGTGGGCGCCATGCGCGGCCGCGTGGATGGAATGATCGTGATGTCGCCCGGGGTGAGCGGGGCGCGGCTGGAAGGATGCCTTCCGCCCGACGTCCCCGTGGTGCTGCTGAACTGCGACGTGAGCGGGACGGCGTTTTCCGCCATCAACGTGGACAACTACGGCGGCGCGCTGGCCATGACGCGCCACCTGATGGCGATGGGCCACCGCCGCGTGGGGATGATCAACGGCGCCGAGGGCAACTTCGACGCGCTGGAGCGGCTGCGCGGCTTTCGCGCGGCCGTGGCCGAGGCGGGCGGGGCGGTGCAGGGCTCCGAGGCGCCCGGCGACTTCACCGAGGCGGGCGGCTACCGCGCCGCAGGGGAGCTGGCGCGCGCCGCCGATCCCCCCACGGCCATCTTCTGCGCCAACGACTCCATGGCCGTGGGCGCCATCAGCGCGCTGCGCGCCCGGGGCCGCCGCGTTCCCGACGATGTGGCCGTGGCCGGCTTCGACGACGTCCCCATCGGCCGCTACCTGAGCCCGTCGCTTTCCTCCGTGCGCGTGGACGTGAACCGGCTGGGCGCGCGCGCCGTGGAGCTGCTGTGCCACGCCATCGCCGGCGACGCGCCCCCCGCGCAGGAGCTGCTTCCCACCGAACTGGTGGTGCGCCGCTCCTGCGGCGGCGGGGGCGACGACCCGCCGTTTCCGCAGGACTTCCGCTGA
- a CDS encoding ABC transporter ATP-binding protein: protein MREQWRAVLLLVRTAWRTDPWRSAGLLLEPISFLRFPLFAWFLGFMVDGALRHDARLLATGAAGITATRVLWFLGRWTGSWIRNRLTEEVGFALDREIASLSSGLPGLEHHERPEYQDRLEMLRQQQGVLGSSLNTLIYTGNTVVTGVSTLAALAFVSPWLLLLVPFALTALPIAAVQQRWLREAEGLSAPLHRRARHLQALTVDRGAGMELRVFGLENEVLDRFRHAAAEAQRPVLRVARRGALLDAAGDLLFLAGFAGAVAFMLWRARQGQATAGQVVMAVYLAQQVRSGVVEPIRLAGFLGEMLRAAGRMLWLQDYAREMSAARAGTVAAPERLVDGIVFDRVSFRYPGTDRWALRDVSLRIPAGSVVALVGENGAGKTTIVKLLSRMYEPTEGRILVDGVDLATLEVGAWRRRLSAAFQDFARFEFAAQHTVGAGDLARVDDRPSVRAALERAGGGHVLDTLPGGVDTQLGARWDGGVDLSTGQWQKLALGRALMRMDPLVVFFDEPTASLDALAEHALFARYAREARSGTERGAITLLVSHRFSTVRSADLILVISGGGVSELGGHDELLRHGGLYAQLYLMQANAYQPDAEPVAP from the coding sequence ATGCGTGAGCAATGGCGCGCCGTACTCCTGCTGGTGCGCACGGCGTGGCGCACGGACCCGTGGCGATCGGCCGGGCTGCTGCTGGAGCCGATCAGCTTCCTTCGCTTTCCCCTGTTCGCCTGGTTTCTGGGCTTCATGGTGGACGGCGCCCTGCGCCACGACGCCCGCCTGCTGGCGACCGGCGCGGCGGGGATCACGGCCACCCGCGTGCTCTGGTTCCTGGGCCGGTGGACGGGAAGCTGGATCCGCAACCGGCTCACGGAAGAAGTCGGCTTTGCGCTGGACCGCGAGATCGCCTCGCTCAGTTCGGGGCTCCCGGGGCTGGAGCACCACGAGCGGCCGGAGTACCAGGACCGGCTGGAAATGCTGCGCCAGCAGCAGGGCGTGCTGGGAAGCTCGCTGAACACGCTCATCTACACCGGCAACACGGTGGTCACTGGGGTCAGCACGCTGGCCGCGCTGGCGTTCGTGAGCCCCTGGCTTCTGCTGCTCGTGCCCTTTGCGCTCACGGCGCTCCCCATCGCCGCCGTGCAGCAGCGGTGGCTGCGCGAGGCGGAAGGGCTCTCGGCGCCGCTGCACCGCCGCGCCCGCCATCTTCAGGCGCTCACGGTGGACCGCGGGGCGGGGATGGAGCTGCGGGTGTTCGGGCTGGAGAACGAGGTGCTGGACCGCTTTCGCCACGCCGCGGCAGAGGCGCAGCGCCCCGTGCTGCGGGTAGCGCGGCGGGGCGCCCTGCTGGACGCGGCGGGGGACCTGCTCTTTCTGGCGGGGTTCGCGGGCGCCGTGGCGTTCATGCTGTGGCGGGCGCGGCAGGGGCAGGCCACGGCGGGGCAGGTGGTGATGGCCGTGTACCTGGCGCAGCAGGTGCGCTCCGGCGTGGTGGAGCCAATTCGCCTGGCGGGATTTCTGGGAGAGATGCTGCGCGCCGCCGGGCGGATGCTGTGGCTTCAGGACTACGCGCGGGAGATGAGCGCCGCGCGCGCGGGGACGGTGGCCGCGCCGGAGCGGCTGGTGGACGGCATCGTCTTTGACCGCGTCTCGTTCCGCTATCCGGGCACGGACCGCTGGGCGCTGCGCGATGTGTCGCTGCGCATTCCCGCGGGGTCGGTGGTGGCGCTGGTGGGGGAGAACGGGGCGGGGAAGACGACCATCGTCAAGCTGCTGTCGCGGATGTACGAGCCCACCGAGGGGCGCATCCTGGTGGACGGGGTGGATCTGGCGACTCTGGAGGTAGGCGCGTGGAGGCGGCGGCTTTCCGCCGCGTTCCAGGACTTTGCCCGCTTCGAGTTCGCCGCGCAGCACACGGTGGGCGCCGGCGACCTGGCGCGGGTGGATGACCGGCCCAGCGTGCGCGCGGCGCTGGAGCGGGCCGGCGGCGGGCACGTGCTCGACACGCTGCCCGGCGGGGTGGATACGCAGTTGGGCGCGCGGTGGGACGGCGGAGTGGACCTTTCCACCGGGCAGTGGCAGAAGCTGGCGCTGGGCCGCGCGCTCATGCGGATGGACCCGCTGGTCGTCTTTTTCGATGAGCCGACGGCCTCGCTGGACGCGCTGGCGGAGCATGCGCTGTTTGCGCGCTACGCCCGCGAGGCGCGCAGCGGCACGGAGCGCGGCGCCATCACGCTGCTGGTTTCGCACCGCTTCTCCACCGTCCGCTCCGCCGACCTGATCCTGGTGATCAGCGGCGGCGGCGTGAGCGAGCTGGGCGGCCACGACGAACTGCTGCGGCACGGCGGCCTGTACGCGCAGCTGTATCTGATGCAGGCCAACGCCTACCAGCCCGACGCGGAGCCGGTCGCGCCCTGA
- a CDS encoding LodA/GoxA family CTQ-dependent oxidase, with translation MAQLPRSAKTGAAPGAELTAAAPQPGCADPIKGIKDLFLNFQARQIATGEVPATRPVFRRTHGVAHGTFVIQPDLPPELRVGVFGQKSEYAAWVRFSSDIQPGTADYKGGPAGIGIKLFGVEGTKVMEPDQDATTQDFILQNFPIFFVDDAEQMCDFSTGGNPNPKTDQILDEMNHPVDSVLETPYWGVLPTRFGADQYCKYKMEPEVVPPGTGQAPDYDDPFYLQADLHARMANGEARLRFFVQLRTEPEQMPLNQATVEWSETASPPIHVATLILPRQELDTRGQPAYGDNLAINTWHTLPEHEPVGSLAEARKGTYRGSARVRRDVNGVPLGEPVEPRPAEMNPGQPYPPAADQIVVRAAIHPAIGVARMGNSDEFFVGPEVVHPEPREPGFYRDASGALKRQAALFRVYGYNAHGQVVRELTLEDADIRWTVHVANRKAGWYQWIQAMDIPESAAVKAPRRNPAVQGADRAGLDINGGARTIGGINTSGPDYRFDGAFQGTPVYLGELQTDENGLLLFLGGKGVSASPTGQPIYDTTDPNAFINANGWYDDASDGPVSATVSLQGRNIPVEEAWVVTAPPNYAPEVVAIRTLYDLLVNLYVQNSWMESPARPSFTNDVYPILQRFNNLQWVNQGFATQFGSGGPTDFTNPVHVARLARDPQAGGYDTWAELRRQVFNAFRPPVPTDDNPTPWPWEYGDADGPPSPPDAPGQYLSLSPTQYHWLQQWADGQFTADWPESGKPVRDIGTLPVAEQPAMLDRAALHFCLADAFHPGCEVTWPIRHISMFTAPFRIRRRPDGFPEHDYGPTLTQAVALSMTGPLWAQGPGDLTRWMGLPWQADTAWCRSGYDTAYDPYLPTFWPARVPNQVLSEADYQVVMDESLPRDEREAAFNRRADWNRIIGNDGAQAMTNMVNHFADMGVVEVRPGVQGDALFPPVMMVENAILPPTLLRGTAAVQAPVPPPSGTERFQGRAAFLRGLVRREEAVMRAAELDAANETAQT, from the coding sequence ATGGCCCAGCTTCCCCGTTCCGCCAAGACGGGCGCCGCACCCGGCGCCGAACTCACCGCCGCCGCGCCGCAGCCCGGCTGCGCCGATCCCATCAAGGGGATCAAGGATCTGTTCCTGAACTTTCAGGCCCGGCAGATCGCCACCGGCGAGGTGCCCGCCACCCGCCCCGTCTTTCGCCGCACGCACGGCGTGGCGCACGGCACGTTCGTCATTCAGCCGGACCTTCCGCCGGAGCTGCGCGTGGGCGTGTTCGGGCAGAAGAGCGAGTACGCCGCGTGGGTGCGCTTTTCCAGCGACATCCAGCCCGGCACCGCCGACTACAAGGGCGGCCCGGCCGGAATCGGCATCAAGCTGTTCGGGGTCGAAGGAACCAAGGTGATGGAGCCCGACCAGGACGCCACCACCCAGGACTTCATCCTCCAGAACTTTCCCATTTTCTTCGTGGATGACGCAGAGCAGATGTGCGACTTCAGCACCGGGGGCAATCCGAATCCGAAGACCGATCAGATTCTGGATGAGATGAATCACCCGGTGGATTCCGTGCTGGAAACGCCGTACTGGGGCGTCCTGCCGACCCGGTTTGGCGCGGACCAGTACTGCAAGTACAAGATGGAGCCCGAGGTCGTCCCCCCCGGCACCGGCCAAGCGCCCGACTACGACGATCCGTTCTACCTGCAGGCGGACCTGCACGCGCGGATGGCCAACGGCGAGGCGCGCCTGCGCTTCTTCGTGCAGCTGCGCACGGAGCCGGAACAGATGCCGCTGAATCAGGCGACGGTGGAGTGGAGCGAGACCGCATCGCCCCCCATCCACGTGGCCACGCTCATCCTTCCCCGCCAGGAGCTGGACACGCGCGGGCAGCCCGCGTACGGCGACAACCTGGCGATCAACACCTGGCACACGCTCCCCGAGCACGAGCCGGTCGGCAGCCTGGCCGAGGCGCGCAAGGGCACCTACCGCGGCTCCGCGCGCGTGCGCCGCGACGTGAACGGCGTGCCGCTGGGGGAGCCGGTGGAGCCGCGCCCGGCCGAGATGAACCCCGGCCAGCCGTATCCGCCCGCCGCGGACCAGATCGTGGTGCGCGCCGCCATCCATCCCGCCATCGGCGTGGCGCGCATGGGGAACAGCGACGAGTTCTTCGTGGGGCCGGAGGTCGTTCATCCCGAGCCGCGCGAGCCCGGCTTCTACCGCGATGCCAGCGGCGCGCTCAAGCGGCAGGCGGCGCTGTTCCGCGTCTACGGCTACAACGCCCACGGCCAGGTGGTGCGCGAGCTGACGCTGGAGGACGCCGACATCCGCTGGACCGTGCACGTGGCCAACCGCAAGGCCGGCTGGTACCAGTGGATCCAGGCGATGGACATTCCCGAGAGCGCCGCGGTCAAGGCGCCGCGCCGCAATCCCGCGGTCCAGGGCGCGGACCGCGCCGGGCTGGACATCAACGGCGGCGCGCGCACCATCGGGGGCATCAACACCTCCGGCCCGGACTACCGGTTCGATGGGGCGTTCCAGGGCACGCCCGTGTACCTGGGCGAGCTGCAGACGGACGAGAACGGGCTGCTCCTGTTCCTGGGCGGAAAGGGCGTCAGCGCCTCGCCCACGGGGCAGCCCATCTACGACACCACGGACCCCAACGCCTTCATCAACGCCAACGGGTGGTACGATGACGCCTCCGACGGCCCGGTGAGCGCCACCGTCAGCCTCCAGGGGCGCAACATTCCCGTGGAGGAGGCGTGGGTGGTGACGGCGCCGCCCAACTACGCGCCGGAGGTGGTGGCCATCCGCACGCTGTACGACCTGCTGGTGAACCTGTACGTGCAGAACAGCTGGATGGAATCGCCCGCGCGGCCGTCGTTCACCAACGACGTGTATCCCATCCTGCAGCGCTTCAACAACCTGCAGTGGGTGAACCAGGGATTCGCCACCCAGTTCGGCAGCGGCGGGCCCACGGACTTCACCAACCCGGTGCACGTGGCGCGGCTGGCGCGCGATCCGCAGGCCGGCGGCTACGACACCTGGGCGGAGCTGCGGCGGCAGGTGTTCAACGCATTCCGTCCCCCCGTGCCCACGGACGACAATCCCACGCCCTGGCCCTGGGAGTACGGCGACGCCGACGGACCGCCCAGCCCGCCCGACGCGCCGGGGCAGTACCTGTCGCTGAGCCCCACGCAGTACCACTGGCTTCAGCAGTGGGCGGACGGCCAGTTCACGGCCGACTGGCCGGAAAGCGGCAAGCCGGTGCGCGACATCGGCACGCTTCCCGTCGCGGAGCAGCCGGCCATGCTGGACCGCGCGGCGCTGCACTTCTGCCTGGCCGACGCCTTTCATCCCGGGTGCGAGGTGACGTGGCCCATCCGCCACATCTCCATGTTCACCGCGCCGTTCCGCATCCGCCGCCGTCCGGACGGCTTTCCGGAGCACGACTACGGCCCCACGCTCACGCAGGCCGTCGCGCTGTCGATGACCGGCCCGCTGTGGGCGCAGGGCCCGGGCGACCTCACCCGGTGGATGGGGCTGCCCTGGCAGGCCGACACGGCGTGGTGCCGGTCCGGATACGACACGGCGTACGATCCGTACCTGCCCACCTTCTGGCCCGCGCGCGTCCCCAACCAGGTGCTGAGCGAGGCGGACTACCAGGTAGTGATGGATGAAAGCCTGCCGCGCGACGAGCGCGAAGCGGCGTTCAACCGGCGCGCGGACTGGAACCGCATCATCGGCAACGACGGCGCGCAGGCGATGACGAACATGGTGAACCACTTCGCCGACATGGGCGTGGTGGAGGTGCGCCCGGGCGTGCAGGGCGACGCTCTGTTTCCGCCGGTGATGATGGTGGAGAACGCGATCCTCCCCCCCACCTTGCTGCGGGGGACGGCCGCGGTGCAGGCGCCCGTGCCGCCGCCGTCGGGAACGGAGCGGTTCCAGGGCCGCGCCGCCTTCCTTCGCGGCCTGGTGCGGCGCGAGGAAGCCGTGATGCGCGCCGCGGAGCTGGACGCCGCGAACGAGACCGCGCAGACATGA
- a CDS encoding metalloregulator ArsR/SmtB family transcription factor: MTEQTGLDHTLLALADPTRRAILTRLARGPARVTDLAAPFDISLNSVSKHIRILERARLVHRRRSGREHILTLDAAPLDEAAEWIDRQRSFWTGRLDALEAALRAEDRAHAERGESHG, encoded by the coding sequence GTGACGGAACAGACGGGGCTCGATCACACGCTGCTCGCCCTGGCAGACCCTACGCGCCGGGCCATTCTGACCCGCCTAGCGCGCGGTCCCGCACGGGTGACGGATCTCGCCGCGCCGTTCGACATCTCGCTGAACTCCGTTTCCAAGCACATCCGCATTCTGGAGCGCGCGCGCCTGGTGCACCGCCGCCGGAGCGGGCGGGAGCACATCCTGACGCTGGACGCCGCGCCGCTGGACGAAGCGGCGGAGTGGATCGACCGGCAGCGCTCCTTCTGGACCGGGCGGCTGGACGCGCTGGAAGCCGCCCTGCGCGCGGAAGACCGCGCCCACGCTGAACGAGGGGAATCACACGGATGA
- a CDS encoding SRPBCC family protein codes for MAPDINQTIAATTRTLSTREVNGAPARVLLAVRAFDAPVQEVWDALTNPDRIPRWFLPLSGDLRVGGRFQFQGNAGGEILECERPGRLAVTWEMHGQPSWLTIRLQSGASGGTRMEFEHVAQVPAEFWDQFGPGAVGVGWDQALFGLAEHLTGAPRVTPEQAMEWVMSDEGRGFVRQSSEAWRDASVAAGTDPAAADAAAARTTAFYTGEAPPA; via the coding sequence ATGGCTCCCGACATCAACCAGACCATCGCCGCCACCACGCGGACGCTTTCCACGCGCGAAGTGAACGGCGCCCCCGCCCGCGTTCTGCTGGCCGTGCGCGCCTTTGACGCACCCGTGCAGGAGGTGTGGGACGCGCTCACCAATCCGGACCGGATTCCGCGCTGGTTCCTTCCCCTCAGCGGCGACCTGCGCGTGGGCGGGCGGTTCCAGTTTCAGGGCAATGCCGGCGGGGAAATTCTGGAGTGCGAGCGCCCGGGGCGGCTGGCCGTAACCTGGGAGATGCACGGGCAGCCGAGCTGGCTGACGATCCGCCTGCAGAGCGGCGCGTCCGGCGGAACGCGGATGGAGTTCGAGCACGTGGCGCAGGTGCCCGCGGAGTTCTGGGACCAGTTCGGCCCGGGCGCCGTGGGCGTGGGCTGGGACCAGGCGCTGTTCGGGCTGGCGGAGCACCTGACCGGCGCGCCGCGGGTGACGCCGGAGCAGGCCATGGAGTGGGTGATGTCGGACGAGGGGCGCGGCTTCGTGCGGCAGAGCAGCGAGGCGTGGCGCGATGCCTCCGTAGCCGCGGGCACCGATCCCGCCGCCGCCGATGCCGCCGCCGCGCGTACCACCGCGTTCTACACCGGCGAGGCCCCGCCCGCCTGA
- a CDS encoding ATP-binding cassette domain-containing protein, translating to MADARITRLSRWRAVLRLAAAAGRWKVSAFGALILVSGLLPTAAILMTGRLVAAIPAAVRPGAGAAEARPALLALGWLVGCLAALALAGIALAQLSRFLDAAFAAEVHHRVARVTLGTPGLAALEDPAVMDELGAIQDAERRGVLRQTMAALSNVATMRLRGAGAFVVLFGFNWWAPLLLAAAWQLTNRVYLQATENGVSVNMSDGAVRLRRAEYLRSLALEAPAAKEVRVFGLDGWLVGRYGDAWLEALGVLWRSRKANRGITAAATLGLALSHGAVLAALGTAAARGDVSGAAMIVFVQAVIATSDLGMIGDWQWILAQSMAVAERVTGLAARIPAATTTTLGASSGKATSPPLLASSETTGTALNASSSPEAGAALNPHPPTASGTRSGPVGVRLDGVRFTYRGRELPTLDGLTLDIPPGQSIAIVGENGAGKSTLVKLLCGLYEPQHGRVTLDGGASPVQSRGRIGVIFQDFVRYPLPLRENVAFGHLPLMNDGAALERALADAGGAALLAGMPHGWDTVLSREYEGGVDLSGGQWQRVALARALAAVRGGAGLLILDEPTAALDVRAEAELFERFLQVTRGVTTILVSHRLSSVRRADRIVVIEGGRVVEDGSHAELMRAGGRYAEMYSLQAERFAVAVPLAQAGVEEVVDA from the coding sequence ATGGCTGACGCGCGGATCACCCGGCTGTCCCGCTGGCGGGCGGTTCTGCGGCTGGCGGCGGCGGCGGGCCGGTGGAAGGTGAGCGCGTTCGGCGCGCTGATCCTGGTGTCCGGCCTGCTCCCCACGGCGGCGATCCTGATGACGGGGCGGCTGGTGGCGGCTATTCCCGCCGCGGTGCGCCCCGGCGCGGGCGCGGCGGAGGCGCGCCCGGCGCTGCTGGCGCTCGGTTGGCTGGTGGGGTGCCTGGCGGCGCTGGCGCTGGCGGGGATCGCGCTGGCTCAGCTGTCGCGCTTTCTGGATGCCGCCTTCGCCGCGGAGGTGCACCACCGCGTGGCCCGCGTCACCCTGGGCACGCCGGGGCTGGCCGCGCTGGAAGACCCGGCGGTCATGGATGAACTGGGCGCCATTCAGGACGCGGAGCGGCGGGGCGTGCTGCGGCAGACCATGGCGGCGCTTTCCAACGTGGCCACCATGCGCCTGCGCGGCGCGGGTGCCTTCGTGGTGCTGTTCGGCTTCAACTGGTGGGCGCCGCTCCTTCTCGCGGCCGCGTGGCAGCTCACCAACCGCGTGTACCTTCAGGCGACGGAAAACGGCGTCAGCGTCAACATGAGTGACGGCGCGGTGCGGCTGCGCCGGGCGGAGTACCTGCGCTCGCTGGCGCTGGAGGCGCCCGCCGCCAAGGAGGTGCGCGTATTCGGGCTGGACGGCTGGCTGGTGGGCCGCTACGGCGATGCGTGGCTGGAGGCGCTGGGCGTGCTGTGGCGCAGCCGCAAGGCCAACCGCGGCATCACCGCCGCGGCCACGCTGGGGCTGGCTCTTTCGCACGGGGCCGTGCTGGCCGCGCTGGGGACGGCGGCGGCGCGGGGCGACGTGAGCGGCGCGGCGATGATCGTGTTCGTGCAGGCGGTGATCGCCACCAGCGACCTGGGGATGATCGGCGACTGGCAGTGGATTCTGGCGCAGTCCATGGCCGTCGCCGAGCGCGTGACCGGTCTGGCCGCCCGCATCCCCGCCGCCACGACGACGACGCTGGGCGCATCATCGGGGAAGGCGACCTCGCCGCCGCTCCTCGCATCATCGGAGACGACGGGAACGGCGCTCAACGCGTCGTCATCGCCGGAAGCGGGGGCGGCGCTGAATCCCCATCCACCAACGGCGAGTGGAACGCGGAGCGGGCCGGTGGGGGTGCGGCTGGACGGCGTCCGCTTCACCTACCGCGGGCGGGAGCTCCCCACGCTGGACGGGCTGACGCTCGACATCCCCCCCGGCCAGTCCATTGCCATCGTCGGCGAGAACGGGGCGGGCAAGAGCACCCTGGTCAAGCTGCTCTGCGGATTGTACGAGCCGCAGCACGGGCGCGTGACGCTGGATGGCGGGGCATCGCCAGTGCAGTCGCGGGGGCGCATCGGCGTCATCTTTCAGGACTTCGTCCGTTATCCGCTCCCCCTGCGCGAGAACGTGGCGTTCGGCCACCTGCCGCTCATGAACGACGGGGCCGCGCTGGAGCGCGCGCTGGCGGACGCGGGCGGGGCGGCGCTGCTGGCGGGAATGCCGCACGGGTGGGACACCGTTCTGTCGCGCGAGTACGAGGGCGGGGTGGATCTTTCCGGCGGGCAGTGGCAGCGGGTGGCGCTGGCCCGGGCGCTGGCGGCCGTCCGCGGCGGCGCCGGCCTGCTGATTCTGGACGAGCCCACCGCCGCGCTGGACGTGCGCGCCGAGGCGGAGCTGTTCGAGCGCTTTCTGCAGGTGACGCGCGGGGTGACGACCATTCTGGTGTCGCACCGCCTGTCCAGCGTGCGGCGCGCGGACCGGATCGTAGTCATCGAAGGCGGCCGCGTGGTGGAGGACGGATCGCACGCCGAACTCATGCGCGCCGGCGGCCGCTACGCCGAAATGTACTCGCTGCAGGCGGAGCGCTTCGCCGTGGCCGTTCCCCTGGCGCAGGCCGGAGTGGAGGAGGTGGTGGATGCGTGA